In one window of Candidatus Thermoplasmatota archaeon DNA:
- a CDS encoding UPF0179 family protein: MAFVTLVGERLAKVGDSFLFLGALEECKDCKLRNVCFNLEEGFSYEIVNVRDKKHDCKVHEECVRVVEVKKRAIPAAIDVKQAFEGAVVNIELQCRNRGCEYYSLCRPYKLSPKVKLKVTKVMHKISCPEGKELVEVELF, encoded by the coding sequence AACTTTGGTTGGAGAGAGACTTGCTAAAGTTGGCGATAGCTTCCTATTCCTAGGAGCTTTAGAAGAGTGTAAAGACTGCAAACTGAGAAATGTGTGCTTTAATTTAGAGGAGGGATTTAGCTACGAAATAGTAAACGTAAGAGATAAAAAGCACGATTGCAAAGTTCATGAAGAATGTGTAAGAGTAGTTGAAGTAAAAAAAAGAGCTATTCCTGCTGCTATAGATGTGAAACAAGCTTTTGAAGGCGCTGTAGTAAATATTGAGTTACAATGCCGTAATAGAGGGTGCGAATATTATTCACTTTGCAGGCCCTACAAGCTAAGTCCTAAAGTAAAATTAAAAGTAACGAAAGTAATGCATAAAATTAGTTGTCCTGAAGGCAAAGAGCTTGTTGAGGT